AGCGTCTTCTCGAAGATCATCGCGCGCGAGATCCCCGCCACCGTCGTGGCCGAGGACGACCGCGTGATCGCGATCGAGGACATCGCGCCGCAGGCCCCGGTGCACGTGCTCGTGATCCCGAAGACCGAGCAGTACCGCGACGTCGGCGCCCTCGCCGCGGGCGACCCGGACCTGTTGGCCCACGTCGTCGCCACCGCCCAGCGCATCGCCGACGAGCGCGCGGGTGGGCAGTACCGACTCGTCTTCAACACCGGCGAAGCCGCCGGCCAGACCGTCTTCCACGTGCACGCGCACGTGCTCGCGGGCGAACTGCACGAAGGGAACCTCCTTGCCGGTTGACACGACCGCCCACCACGACGCCGAACCGTCGGACGTCACCGTCGACATCCAGGTCGACGGCATCGCGATGGTCCAGCTCCTCGGCCCCCAGGACCGCCTGCTCAAGACCGTCGAACGGCAGTACCCGGGCGTGCGGGTCCTGGTCCGCGGCAACGAGGTGACACTGACCGGCCCGGAGCGGGACGTCGCCCGCGCCCACGCGCTCGTCGACGAGCTCGTGGGGATGGTCCGGCGCGGCCAGGACATCGGGCCGTCCGACATCCCGGTCTCCGCCCGGATGCTCGACGACGACCGCAAGCCCTCGGACACGTTCGGCACCCCGATCGTCTCGAGCCGCGGCAAGTCGGTGCGTCCGAAGACGGACGGGCAGCGTGCCTACGTCGACGCCATCGACGAGCACACCATCACGTTCGGCATCGGTCCGGCCGGTACCGGCAAGACCTACCTGGCGATGGCCAAGGCGGTCCAGGCCCTGCAGCGGCGCGAGGTGAACCGGATCATCCTGACCCGCCCCGCGGTCGAGGCCGGCGAGCGGCTCGGGTTCCTGCCGGGCACGCTGACCGACAAGATCGACCCCTACCTGCGCCCGCTGTACGACGCGCTGAACGAGATGATGGACCCGGAGCTGGTCCCGAAGCTCCTCGCCGCCGGCACGGTCGAGGTCGCTCCGCTCGC
The Curtobacterium citreum genome window above contains:
- a CDS encoding histidine triad nucleotide-binding protein → MSTSTPSVFSKIIAREIPATVVAEDDRVIAIEDIAPQAPVHVLVIPKTEQYRDVGALAAGDPDLLAHVVATAQRIADERAGGQYRLVFNTGEAAGQTVFHVHAHVLAGELHEGNLLAG
- a CDS encoding PhoH family protein, translated to MVQLLGPQDRLLKTVERQYPGVRVLVRGNEVTLTGPERDVARAHALVDELVGMVRRGQDIGPSDIPVSARMLDDDRKPSDTFGTPIVSSRGKSVRPKTDGQRAYVDAIDEHTITFGIGPAGTGKTYLAMAKAVQALQRREVNRIILTRPAVEAGERLGFLPGTLTDKIDPYLRPLYDALNEMMDPELVPKLLAAGTVEVAPLAYMRGRTLNDSFVILDEAQNTTPEQMKMFLTRLGFGSKMVVTGDITQVDLPGNLSGLRLVTRILGDVEDIHFARLGSEDVVRHTLVGRIVDAYTVYDEERLAEQAGHRPGGRGTAPAGNPAGANRAERRGRPPQDRQQSPYPQNDARGGNR